The Deltaproteobacteria bacterium genome segment ATTTCCGTGAGGGGCCGGATGCTGCCCGCCAGCTGATCAATGCTTCCACAGGCGACAACTCCATGGACAACCGGGCGAACCAGTACCGAATGGGCGAAAATCGCCAACCCTATCAGAATCATCTCCAGTAGGATCATGTCGGGCAGATCCAATGGCTCCTCAAATGCCAAGAACCGGTGCTGCATCAGGGCTGTCAGCACTCCCAGCGGTAGAGCCGAAACAAGCCCCGCCAAAAGGAACGGGCCAATCCGCTCGCGGATTACTCCTGCTGCTATAGATACCAGATCACCAAAAGTTGCCCGCCCAAGCCGCGGGTCCACATTCACTGGCGTCTGGTATATTCCGGATTCCATTGATCACTGGCAGACAGTGTTTTCAAAGCCGTATGGTCCATCAGGGTCGACCGGCTGCTTGAGTCTTGTGCGGAGCCGGCCTGCAAGACTGTCAGGCAAACGATCACCAATTACACCCAGCAGGACCTGAATCCGGCAATTATGCATATCTTCGCGTCCGGCCGCCAGTTCCGCATAGTTGAGGGCCCTTTTCATGTCCTGTCCAAGCAGCCTGGGAAGCGACGCATAGTAGGTTGCCAGGAAAACATCAGCTCCGGCTCCTACTGACACCGGAGAAAGTTTTAGGTACCATTCGAAAGTCCGGACGACTTCTCCCGCCTGTTTCGCCGCCGAAAAAATGTTCATCGTCCCGAGCAGATGGCCCCACCCCACAGCCACCCAGTACAGTGCATTAGCATCGTGCTCGTCGAACTCCTTCAGCCGGCCTGCCACGCTTCGGTAGTTTGAAATCTGTTTCGCACGTTCTGGCCGCCCCCGCAGTGTTTCTGTACCCAGGTCCCGCGCCAACCGGTAATAGCGCTCGGATTCCTTCTCGCTGACCGGTGCCAGATCGGCAACCAGAAAGGCCGCACGGGCACGGCAGAGAATTTCGTCGGGGACCGGGACCATTTCTACAGGGGGCCCGTCAGCAAACAGCGCCAACCCCTTCCAGTCCACTTCTGGACGGGACGCTTTCAACGAAACAAACCCCCTCAGCGTACGGTCGCAATCAAATACCGGGCCCGGAAGCTCAACAGCGGATGGCTCACTGGCGGAAAGGATTGTTGGCGGCACTTCCTCGGCTGTACTGACCGTCACGAAAAGCAGGACTATCAGTCCAGCATCCAAAATTGCTCGATGAGTCACAGCGTTATATCCCAAAGCGTATCGTTCTGCGCCCTCTATATCAGGAGCCCAGAAGCTTCAATCCTTGTGAGGAGAATCACCCCCGTTCGGCCCGCTTGACCACCAGTTCGGCGAGTAGCGGATCCACACCAAGATGCCGGGCTACCGTGATTTCCACCCCCGGAAACTTCTGCTGGGCCTCTTCCACCCGTTCCGGCAGGTCACGACGGACGTGACTTCCCATATTGAGCAGGTACGGCACAATCCGGATACGCTGGGCACCCTGCTCCACGCACCTGCGAACGCCTCCCAGCATGTCCGGTTCAGTAATTTCCAGAAAGCTCATCTCGACAATCTGGTAGCCGGATATTTCCTTGATGAGCTGAATTTGTGCCGCCAGCTCGTCCTTGAGCTCGGACAGACGGCTGCCATGTGCGAACAGCAAAATGGCGTCGGTTTCCGTGTTCTTTACCATTGCAACATATCTATCCTTCAGATGGTGCGGTTTCACGCGGCTGCCGAAATGGTTTTCTCAGGAATACCAGAGTTCCCAGAAGTGCCAGCAGGCTCACTGTCGCTCCTGTCCGCAGTCCTGGAGTTCGGTAAGTAAACTCCACGACCGACCGGCCTGCAGAAACCCAAACCGCCCGGTTCAGTCCCCAAGCGACATGGACAGGGGATTCGTTACCGTTTACCCATGCAGTCCAGCCCGGCATGAAGCTGTCCATAAGCACTACCGGACCCGCATGATTCTGATCTATTTCCATTCGGACTGCCTCATGCCCGTACCGGGTGATTTCACAGCGGGTTGCCGGGTGCGGTCTTTCCCCGGCTGGCCACTCCGACTGGTTTTGGGTGCGTTCGAACAGAAGCTCCTGACGTGGGTCGAAACCCTCGCCGCGGATCGCCACCATGATTTCCTCTGGTGCGGCTGGTTTCCACGCCGCTGGGCAGAATGCACGTGGTACGGGACCGGATAGCGGGACCAGAAATGCTCCCCCCGGCAAAGGATAACCCTCTTCGCCGTACAGCGGCAGCGAGGGATCATAAGCGGCTGCCACAATCGAATCGGCAGCAAACAGCCGGGCGATATTCACAGGCGGAGCGCCTGATTCCATCACACGAAGCCAGCGGGTGGTGAGAAACGAATTGTACCCCCGGCTGGAGTCGACCGGAGAGGCCAGCGAGGCATTGGCAAACAGGAGATGCCACATGACTGTGGTCGTGAATTGTGGGGGCGCGCCATCCGGGGGGCGAAACCCCCGGTAAACCGGAAGTACTTCGACCCGATGGGGGGTCGTGGACGTCGGACGGAGTTGCTCTAGCATCTGGGCCGCAACAGGAACTGTCCGGACGGTTTCTGTCCCGGGTACAAATGTCACCAAGGTCGATGCGTTCATCAGCACCATCAATGCGGCAGGAACCGTGATAACCAGTTCCGGCAGCGGACGGGAGAAACCTGCAACCAGTACTGCTCCTATTGCCGCCGTCACAAGTCCCATCCGGCCGCCGGTTTCAAGTGAGTCAGCCACCGTCTGGCGCATAATTTCCGGATGCACCGGATCCCACAAACCAGCAAAACCGAACCACCAGTCCGTCAGTAGCGACAGGACAAAGACAACCGTACCGGAAACCAGCAGGAAAATACCCGTTGTCCGGTGGCTCGTGCTCCGGAACAGACGACTTCCACCGAACCCCGCCAGCACGGCCAAGGCCAGGGTCAGCCACGGCACCAGACGTTCTGGCCACCGGAAATGTTTCCAGTACGGAGCATGGTTCCACACGAGATCAAACAGATACCCTCGTGCGCCGAGCGTCATTACCAGCGCCACGCCACCAAACACGACCCAGGGAACAGATCTCCTGTCACGGCGCACTCCGGATACAGCCATTATCGCCAGCACCAGTGCCGGAAGGCCGATATAAAAGCTGGGGATGTAGAAATTCTTGGTCGTCTCGAAGCAGAAAAGCCGGTTTGGCCACAAGGTTCCTGGTTGCGAGGGTGTCCCGTAAAAAAGAGGATAGAACAGTTCTAGGTAGCGCACCGGATGGGTTGTGCAGTGATGGGCGTCCTCTAGCGTGACTCCATGAGCCCCTCGCGGGCTTTCCTTCGCCAGCTCGAGGGCCGGCAACCACTGTATGGTTGCAAGAAAAAACGCCCACGCTGACAGCACCCCAGTTACTATCAGTGCCCGTTTCAGGCGAACCGCGAGCGACGGGCCGTTTTCAGCAGCCGGAAAGAGAAGCACCAGAAACCCGAGCACATACTGGAGCATGAATGTTTGCGGTTCACCGGCCAGCAACGCCATTGATCCGAACAACAACGCCCGCACAAGACGGGGAGCTTCCGTCCGGATCGATTCGGCCTTTCCGATCAGGACGAATTCGGCGAGCATCCATGGAACGAAAGTGCGGGCAACAAGCCAGTTGGTAAGGAAACTTTCGCTCGCCAGAGCACCGCTGCCTATATAAACCACAGCGGTCAGTGCCGAGGCCCACTCATCCATTCCGAGTGTTCTCGCGAGGCGAACCATGCCAAACCCGGTCAACAGATAAACAAGCGCCACAAAGGCATTTGCCAGCCATCCCGGATCGACGGGCAGCAGAAAAATGAGTTTCAGCGGAAAAAACAGCGCCTGAACCGGGTCAGCAGCTACGGGGAACCCCCCCAGAATGCGGCTTGTCCACTCAGGAAAATCGCCAGAGGCCAACCTCTCAGCCTGGTGTATCCAGGCTGGCAGGAAGTTCAGCGACGCATCCCAAACCCAAAGCGTCTGTCCACCGAACAGCGCGGGATAAAAGAGAACACCAACAAACAGAAAAACCGCGGTCTCGGCTGGATAGATCGAATTCCAGAGACGACGCACAACCCTGTCTGTCAGATATCGAGTTCCTTCACATCGAGGGCATGTTTGTAAATGAAAGCTTTGCGGGGCTCCACCTCATCGCCCATGAGAACGGAAAAAACCTGATCGGCGGCTATGGCGTCCGCGACATTGACCCGCAGGAGAAGCCGCCGCGCTGGATCCAGCGTCGTCTCCCACAGTTGTTCGGGATTCATCTCGCCGAGGCCCTTGTACCGGGTAATCTGATAGCCCTTCTTGGACTGCTCCATGATGGCTGCCCGTACGTCGTGAATCGACTGGTATTCGACCGCGCCCTTTTCCGACACCAGCCGGAACGGCCGGTCGCCAGCCTTCAGGATTGTTGGTTCCAGTCTCCGGAGCTCTGCCCATTCAGGTAGTTCGAACTCCTCCTGGTTCAGAAGAGTGTCAAACCGCTGGCTGCGATAGTTGGTGATAAACTTGAAACTGAATGTGCCGTGCTCCTGGTCCTTCGGCAGGTATGGGTCAACCGGGCCCGCTTCAGGATAGCGCTCCGTAAGGTATTCCAGCACCGAGGCCATGACCTCCTCGGAACGGGGTTCCGAACGGAATGCCTCCGGGTCCACGGCCCCGGCTTCCCGGGTAATCTTGAGGAACGCCTCTACCACCCGCGGATCGCAGTGCCGCCGCTCAATCCTCTGGAGCACTTTTTCGTACCGGGATACCGTTTCCAGCCAGTCGCGTAGTTCTCCGCCCTGGAGCAGCTGCCCTCCCTGCCCCTGGAGCGTAAGGCCTTCGGTACCCAAATCGATCAGGAACTTTTCCAGCTCTGGTTCCGTCTGGATGTACCTTTCGGTTTTTCCCTTCTTCACCCGGTAAAGCGGCGGCTGGGCGATGTAAACATGCCCACGTTCGATCAACGGCGCCATGTGCCGGAACAGGAATGTTAGAAGCAGCGTACGGATGTGGGAGCCGTCAACATCCGCGTCGGTCATGATGATGATCTGGTGATACCGGAGTTTCGCCGGATCGAACTCCTCGCCGCCAATACCTGTCCCGAGCGCCCGGATAAGGGTGCCTATTTCCTCATGGGACAGCATCTGGTCGAAGCGGGCTTTCTCGACATTCAGTATCTTTCCTTTGAGCGGGAGAATTGCCTGAAAAGCACGGTCACGGCCCTGTTTGGCGCTTCCACCGGCCGACTCTCCCTCAACGAGGTAGATTTCACACTTCGAAGGATCCCGCTCCTGGCAATCCGCAAGTTTTCCTGGCAGGTTTGCCACGTCGAGAGCATTCTTCCGGCGCGTCAGTTCACGGGCCTTTCTGGCAGCTTCGCGGGCTGTCGCGGCTTCGGCAGCCTTGCCGATAATCGCCTTGGCCGCAGCGGGATTTTCCTCAAAATAGGTGGTCAGACCCTCGTTGACCACGTTCATCGTGATGCCCTTCACTTCGCTTGAAACCAGACGATCCTTGGTTTGCGAATTGAACTTGGGGTCTGGAACCTTAACGGAAACAATCGCCGTAAGCCCTTCGCGCACATCTTCACCGGTAATCGAATAATCGCCCTTCACCAGCGACGGGTTCTTCTGAATGTAGCTGTTGATTGCCCGTGTAAGCGCGGCACGGAAGCCCTCCTGATGGGTTCCACCGTCACGGTTGAAGATGTTGTTGGTAAAGGAGTTCTCGATGGTCGAATAGGAATCGTTGTAGGCCATCGCCACTTCCACGACTATGCCGTCCTTCTCGGTCGTGAAATGGATCGGCTGGCCGTGGATAATCTTGCGGCTCTCGTTCAGGTACGCAACGAAACTGACAAGGCCGCCCGGATAATTGAACAAGGCCTGTTTGCCGGTACGCTCATCAAGGAACTCGATGGAAAGTCCCTTGTTCAGAAAAGCGAGATTGCGCAACCGGCTGGCGATCGTTTCGTAGTTGAACTCGATACTGGTAAAAATCTGGGGATCGGCGCGAAAGGTTACCTTTGTTCCGGTACGGTCGGTAGTTCCGACGACCTCCAGCTCTTTTGCTACCGCCCCGCGCTCAAAACGCATCTGGTGAACCTTGCCCTCACGCCGGATTTCGAGAGCGAGCCATTCGCTGAGACCATTCACCACGGAAACACCGACACCGTGCAATCCGCCGGACACCTTGTAGGCATTGTGATCAAACTTGCCGCCGGCATGGAGCACCGTCATCACCACTTCACAGGCCGGCCGGCCCTGGGTGGGATGCATGCCCGTCGGAATGCCTCGGCCATCATCCTCGACCGTGACGGAGTTGTCGGAATGCACGACCACCCGGATGTTCGTGCAATAGCCGGCAATGGCTTCATCCACCGAGTTGTCCACAACTTCAAAAATGCAGTGGTGCAGGCCTGTGCCGTCGTCGGTGTCGCCGATATACATCCCGGGGCGCTTGCGGACCGCTTCCAGCCCTTCAAGCACCTGGATTGACGATTCGCCGTACTCGGAAGCCGGTCTTTCTACTGTTTCTTCGACGCTACTGGACATTAGGTTACCTGGAACAGGCGCTGACGAACCGCCGTACTGCCGCCCTCAACTGCGGTGCAAATCCCTTCCAACCGGGACAGCACAATGTAGCACCGGCGGACAGGTTATGAAAGGGAAAAAAAAGCCAAAAATACAAATAATATCAATATGTTATACTGGTGCGGCGACAGCTGGCCATCAGATCCGCATGGGCATGATCACATTGAGGTAATTGGTGTCATCAGCCCCAGAAATTGTAGCCGGATTGATTTCATCAATGACTGCTATTTCGATTTCATCACCGCTGGTATGGTCAATGGCGGCAATCAGGTACAGCACGTTAAAACCAACCAAGAGGGGAGCGCTGTTGTAGTCACACGACAGCTTTTCAGTTGTTTCACCCTGGCTCTGGTTGCTGCATTCGGTGGTGAGCTCCCCTTTGTCCAGCTTGAGTTTAACAAGGTGGGTTCGCTCATCCGCCAGAATTGATGCCCGCTGCAACGCACCGAGAAAATCTGACCGGTTCACCTTCATAATACGGTCCGACTTTTGGGGGATGACGTTCGCGTACCGGGGAAACTCCGCATCAACAAGCCGCATTACCAATACCGTGCCATCAGCTTTGGCAACCACATGACTCTTCTGGATTGACAGCTCAACCTTTGGTGCCCGCTCGCAAAGTTTGCGCAATTCCTGCACCGACTTGCGATGAATGATGACACCGGACTGTCCGATCGCTTCCTTCGCACTTTCTATTTCTCGCTCGACCAGGGTCAGCCGGTGTCCATCTGTGGCCACCATCCTGAGCATTCCGTCGTTTTTTGGTGAACGCTCAACGTAGACGCCGTTTAAAGCAATACGCGATTCGTCACTTGAAGCTGCAAAGACGGTTTTATCGATCATGTCCAGAAGCATCTGGCTATCAAAAGTGAAGAACTGTCCCTTGTCGATCGGTGCCAGTGGAGGAAAATCTTCTCCCGGAAGCCCATACATGGTTGGCTGAAAACGCCCCACCGTGATCTGGCACCGGTTGTTGTCCTGGAGCTTCACGGTGACCTTGTCCCCCGCTGGCTGCTGAACAAGCTCCAAGAGCTTCTTGGCACCCAGTGTAAAGGTTCCGGTCTTTTTCACATCAGCCGCCAGACTCACCCGGATACCAACATCCATATCGGTCGTGATGAGCGTAACCTGATTTTTCTCGGCACTCAGGTACACATTGGAAAGTATCGGCATCGTATTTCGACGCTCAACAGCACCCTGAACAGACTTCATTGCATCGGTAAAGAGACTGCGCTCAATGGTGAATTCCATGTCGTTCTCCTGAAAACCCCTTCGTGTCGTCCAGCTCCATTTTGAACAAGCTTGTAGCTATCATCGGAATGGGAATGATCCTAGCTTTGCCAAGTGTGGAGAGGAAACTTCTATCAGGTTCTATATATAAGAAAAAGAATCGTCGGAGTAGTAGGAAAGGACAAGTCCGGGGAAAACGGAATAAGTGCCGGAATTCTACCACCTTGGATCATGGAAAAGTTACAGGACAAGTGGTGGATAAGTGGGGTTGCACTGGCAAAAAGAATCCGTCGCTGGGGACAATCGGTAATTAGCCCCCAGAGATTTCGTGGTAATCCAGAGCCAACCCCCAGGCAGTTCTGTAAAGCAGCAAGAAGCCAAAGAAAATACAGGCCAGACGGGCTATAGCCGGCTGGCCTGTGCGCATACAGGATGGTTCTAGCTGTGACCCGCACCCGTCATTCCGGTCCGTCGTAAACTGAAATTTTCCGGCCTAACCTGTCCGCCGTTGGTTTGAATGGCGGGCAGCTTTGGAGAGCTGGAGACGACGTTGAAGAAGAGCCGTTTTAGTGAAGAGCAGATCATTGGAGTCCTGAAGGAGCATGAGGCCGGGACGGCGGTGGAGGATCTCGCCCGCCGCCACGGGATCAGCGCGGGCACGCTGTACCGCTGGAAGGCGAAATACGGCGGGCTGGAAGTGTCGGACGCCAGGCGTCTGAACGCGCTGGAAGAGGAAAACCGCAAGCTCAAGCAGCTGGTGGCCGATCAGGCGCTGGACCTTCAGGCGGCACGGGCGATCATCGCAAAAAAGTGGTGACGCCCGCCGCGAGACGGGAGGCGTGCGAGTTCGCGGAGAACGAGCACGGCCTTCCGGAGCGGCGGGCCTGCCGGCTGGTGCGCCAGTGGCGCAGCGTGCAGCGCTACCGGCCCCGGCCGAAAGACGACGGGCCGCTGAGGGAAAAACTCAGGGCGCTGGCGGCCGAGAGACGCCGGTGGGGTCACCGGCGGCTTCACCAGGTGCTCAGACGCGAGGGCTGGAGGGATAACCTGAAAAGGGTCGTGCGCGTCTACCGGGAGGAAAAGCTCCAGGTGAAGAGCCGCAAACGGAAGAAAGTGGCACGCGGTGAAAGGAAACCGCTCGAAGCGCCCGTGCGGGCGAACCAGAGATGGAGCATGGACTTCATGAGCGACACGCTGTGGGACGGACGGAGTATCCGGGTGCTGAACGTGGTGGACGACTTCACGCGGGAGGCACTGCCGTCGGAGACGGACACGTCGCTGCCGGGCCTCAGGGTGGCGCGGGTGCTGGACCGGCTGATCGCGGAACGGGGAAAACCGGAGGCGATTGTCTGCGACAACGGCCCGGAGTTCACCGGAACGGCCATGGACCAGTGGGCGTTCGAGAGCAAAGTCCGGCTGGCGTTCATCGAGCCGGGAAAGCCCGTCCAGAACGCCTTCGTGGAGAGTTTCAACGGACGGATGCGGGACGAGTGCCTGAACGAGAACTGGTGGGTGAGCCTGGAGGACGCCCGGGCGGGGATCGAAGCGTTCCGCCAGGACTACAACCGGAACCGCCCCCACGGATCGCTCGGCTGGAAGACGCCCAAGGAGTTCGCCGCTGGCTTGCCGCCCCTCGGGGCGGCAAGCCAGCCTGAAGGAAGCAAGATGTTCAACCCGCCGGAGATTTCAGTTTAGTCCGGACCTAAAGTGGGGTACGGGTCAGCTGCCCAGAATACGTTGCTTGATGATTTCCAGCTGGTGCTGGAAGTTATCGTCATTCTCACGACGGAATTTCATCTGGTCCACCGCATACATCACAGTAGTATGGTCTTTACCGCCAAAGGCAGTACCAATCATCGGAAAGCTGGCGTCAGTCAATTCACGGCACATGTACATCGCGACCTGCCGGGCCAGCGCCAGATGGCGGAACCGCCGACGTGAAAGGATCTCCTCGTAAGATACGTCATAGTAGGTGGATACCTGGCGGATAATGGCCTCGATGGTTGGCTTCCGAGGCAGCTCGACAACAACGGGCCTGAAAAGTGGCGCGATCCGGTCCAGTGACGGTGCTTCCCGGGTCATTGAACAGTGGGCAATCACCTTGGTGAGCGAACCCTCCAGTTCACGCATGTGGACACCACAATGCTTGGCCAGAAACAGCATCACGTCATCAGGCATGTGAAACCGGTATTCATCGGCCTTTGCCTTGAGAATGGCCAGCTTGGTTTCGATATCCGGGGGCTTCACATCTGCGGTCAGGCCCCACTCGAACCGGCTGATGATTCGCTCCTCAATGCCTTTCAGCTCGTCAGGGTGCTTGTCACAGGTGAGTACGATCTGCTTGTTGGCCGAGTAAAGCTCGTCGAAGACATGGAAAAACTCGTTCTGCGTGGCGTCCTTGTCGGCAATGAACTGGATGTCGTCAATCAGCAGCAGATCGCATTCGTGCCTGTAAAGACGGCGAAGTTCCTCGGTACGGCGTGTTTGCAGCGCGGTAATCACGTCGTTGGTGAAGTCCTCGCCAGACGCATAGACCACGCGCATCTTGGGCGACAGTTTCAGGAGTTCGTGGCCGATGGCGTTCAGCAGGTGCGTTTTGCCGAGCCCGACGCCGCCGTAAATGAACAGGGGGTTATAGGCCAGCCGTGTCATCATCGAGGAGGAGCGCGAGCCGTCGGCCACGGCTTTGGCGGCTGCATGCGCAAACTGGTTGCCGTTGCCGACGATGTAACGGTCGAACGTAAAATGGTCGATCAGCCGGCGCCGCATCAGGCGGTGACGGGGCGGGTCGTTCCGTGTGCTGTCCGGAGCCGGTTGCACAGATGGGCTGGGTAGTGTGCCGGTGGTCGATGGAGCATTAAGTGACGAATCGCCCGAGGAGCCGTTTTGCGGAACGAAATTGATACGCACGTCGAGTTCGGTGCGGCCAGCTGTTTCTGTAACAACGTTCCGGATCAGGGGCAGGATGTCGGAACTTTCTATCTCTTTTTTGGCGATCTGGTTGGGTGTCTCCAGCACGAGCAAACGATCATCACTTTCTGGTGAGACCTTCAGCGGTTTGATCCACATATTAAAGCGATGGTTATCCAGGGATTGCAGCAAACGCTCGCGTGAATCGTGCCAAACCTGTTCCTGTTTCATTCTGCCCTCTCAAGAATGTGCTCAGGTGATCAGCAATTACCCACAGCTTTTCCCGGCCGGTGGATAACTCATCAAGCAGTAACGCTTTGGAGATGCTACAAGAGCATCTAACCAATTGAATTTTTTGGCAAAATTCCCTTCTTCACCAGCCGGGCACCTACTCCCGGCTGGGTCCGAATCAGCCCTTCAACTTGTTACGGGTTGTCCCCGTGACCACCAAGGTTGGAAAAACTATAGTCGGCTCTTGTGTAACTTCAACGGCACACCAAATAAGAATTATAACCTGCTAAAATTACAGGAGAAAAACCGGGCAAACAACGACACACATTTCCACAGGAAATTCCCCCAATACTGTGGAAAACCAGCCAACTCATTGAAATCAAACTGGAAATGGTCTTTCTGGCAAAACTGTTGGTAACTCTGCAAACAATAAATCCAATGTTATTAATAACTTGGCCCGATATCTCGGCGGCCTGTTGTGTACAACAACCGGAAATGAAACGGATTTGGTACATATAGGCTTTTCTGACTTCTCCACATTGCCCTATCGGTACGGAAATTATCTTAGGGAAGACGGGTTTCGCCTCTGGCCGTGCAAGCGTGTTATCACAGGCTGGTAAGAGGTTTTGACCGTTATTTCCTGACAGGAGTTGTGCACCCATGAGCCCCGTACTGCAGGGATTCATACCGCAGAGACTGCTTTCATCTTTTCTCGGCTGGATGGGGCATGTTCGGCGTCCGCGGTGGCTAGTGCACCGTTTTGTCGTGTGGTTTGCGCGGCACTACGGTGTCAATCTGGAAGAAGCCGAACACCCCATCGGACACTACGAATCATTTACCAGCTTTTTTACCAGGCGGCTGAAGCCGGGGCTGAGACGGTTTCCGGATGCTCCGCAGGCCATTGGTTCCCCGGCCGACGGTACGGTGGCGGCAAGCGGAGTTGTGACGGCAGGCCGCGCCATCCAGGCCAAGGGGATCGACTACCGTCTTGAGGATCTTCTCTGCGACCGGGAGCTGGCCGGTGCGTTCGAAGGCGGCACTTATAGGACAATCTACCTTTCACCTAAAGATTACCATCGTGTTCATGCACCCTGTTCTG includes the following:
- the gyrB gene encoding DNA topoisomerase (ATP-hydrolyzing) subunit B, which codes for MSSSVEETVERPASEYGESSIQVLEGLEAVRKRPGMYIGDTDDGTGLHHCIFEVVDNSVDEAIAGYCTNIRVVVHSDNSVTVEDDGRGIPTGMHPTQGRPACEVVMTVLHAGGKFDHNAYKVSGGLHGVGVSVVNGLSEWLALEIRREGKVHQMRFERGAVAKELEVVGTTDRTGTKVTFRADPQIFTSIEFNYETIASRLRNLAFLNKGLSIEFLDERTGKQALFNYPGGLVSFVAYLNESRKIIHGQPIHFTTEKDGIVVEVAMAYNDSYSTIENSFTNNIFNRDGGTHQEGFRAALTRAINSYIQKNPSLVKGDYSITGEDVREGLTAIVSVKVPDPKFNSQTKDRLVSSEVKGITMNVVNEGLTTYFEENPAAAKAIIGKAAEAATAREAARKARELTRRKNALDVANLPGKLADCQERDPSKCEIYLVEGESAGGSAKQGRDRAFQAILPLKGKILNVEKARFDQMLSHEEIGTLIRALGTGIGGEEFDPAKLRYHQIIIMTDADVDGSHIRTLLLTFLFRHMAPLIERGHVYIAQPPLYRVKKGKTERYIQTEPELEKFLIDLGTEGLTLQGQGGQLLQGGELRDWLETVSRYEKVLQRIERRHCDPRVVEAFLKITREAGAVDPEAFRSEPRSEEVMASVLEYLTERYPEAGPVDPYLPKDQEHGTFSFKFITNYRSQRFDTLLNQEEFELPEWAELRRLEPTILKAGDRPFRLVSEKGAVEYQSIHDVRAAIMEQSKKGYQITRYKGLGEMNPEQLWETTLDPARRLLLRVNVADAIAADQVFSVLMGDEVEPRKAFIYKHALDVKELDI
- the dnaN gene encoding DNA polymerase III subunit beta yields the protein MEFTIERSLFTDAMKSVQGAVERRNTMPILSNVYLSAEKNQVTLITTDMDVGIRVSLAADVKKTGTFTLGAKKLLELVQQPAGDKVTVKLQDNNRCQITVGRFQPTMYGLPGEDFPPLAPIDKGQFFTFDSQMLLDMIDKTVFAASSDESRIALNGVYVERSPKNDGMLRMVATDGHRLTLVEREIESAKEAIGQSGVIIHRKSVQELRKLCERAPKVELSIQKSHVVAKADGTVLVMRLVDAEFPRYANVIPQKSDRIMKVNRSDFLGALQRASILADERTHLVKLKLDKGELTTECSNQSQGETTEKLSCDYNSAPLLVGFNVLYLIAAIDHTSGDEIEIAVIDEINPATISGADDTNYLNVIMPMRI
- the psd gene encoding phosphatidylserine decarboxylase (Phosphatidylserine decarboxylase is synthesized as a single chain precursor. Generation of the pyruvoyl active site from a Ser is coupled to cleavage of a Gly-Ser bond between the larger (beta) and smaller (alpha chains). It is an integral membrane protein.), with translation MSPVLQGFIPQRLLSSFLGWMGHVRRPRWLVHRFVVWFARHYGVNLEEAEHPIGHYESFTSFFTRRLKPGLRRFPDAPQAIGSPADGTVAASGVVTAGRAIQAKGIDYRLEDLLCDRELAGAFEGGTYRTIYLSPKDYHRVHAPCSGVLRRRIHGGGRLFSVSASTVAQVPNIFAGNERVVLEFDDGSNGRWMIVLVGALVVGGIETVWEGTVNPLRKGMKSDRVFEGMIRVSRGDEIGLFRAGSTVICFWQKGRVRLEPFGDNAPVKLGETIGERDV
- the dnaA gene encoding chromosomal replication initiator protein DnaA; its protein translation is MKQEQVWHDSRERLLQSLDNHRFNMWIKPLKVSPESDDRLLVLETPNQIAKKEIESSDILPLIRNVVTETAGRTELDVRINFVPQNGSSGDSSLNAPSTTGTLPSPSVQPAPDSTRNDPPRHRLMRRRLIDHFTFDRYIVGNGNQFAHAAAKAVADGSRSSSMMTRLAYNPLFIYGGVGLGKTHLLNAIGHELLKLSPKMRVVYASGEDFTNDVITALQTRRTEELRRLYRHECDLLLIDDIQFIADKDATQNEFFHVFDELYSANKQIVLTCDKHPDELKGIEERIISRFEWGLTADVKPPDIETKLAILKAKADEYRFHMPDDVMLFLAKHCGVHMRELEGSLTKVIAHCSMTREAPSLDRIAPLFRPVVVELPRKPTIEAIIRQVSTYYDVSYEEILSRRRFRHLALARQVAMYMCRELTDASFPMIGTAFGGKDHTTVMYAVDQMKFRRENDDNFQHQLEIIKQRILGS
- a CDS encoding CbiX/SirB N-terminal domain-containing protein, producing the protein MVKNTETDAILLFAHGSRLSELKDELAAQIQLIKEISGYQIVEMSFLEITEPDMLGGVRRCVEQGAQRIRIVPYLLNMGSHVRRDLPERVEEAQQKFPGVEITVARHLGVDPLLAELVVKRAERG